The following proteins come from a genomic window of Microbacterium sp. SY138:
- a CDS encoding response regulator transcription factor, whose protein sequence is MKLLIADDDPQMVRALRITLAAHGYEVVVAPDGAAAIAAAAQTHPDLIMLDLGMPRLDGIEVIQALRGWTNVPIIVVSGRTGSADKVEALDAGADDFVTKPFQVDELLARLRALSRRSIPASGESTVAFGDVVVDLSTKTVTRGGARVHLTPTEWRMLEHLSRHPGALVTRQDLLKEIWGSEQVSDSGYLRLYMSQLRKKLEQEPGAPVHLLTESGMGYRLVL, encoded by the coding sequence GTGAAGCTGCTCATCGCCGACGACGATCCGCAGATGGTCCGCGCGCTGAGGATCACCCTCGCCGCGCACGGATACGAGGTGGTCGTGGCTCCCGACGGGGCCGCCGCCATCGCTGCGGCCGCCCAGACCCACCCCGACCTCATCATGCTCGACCTGGGGATGCCCCGACTCGACGGCATCGAGGTGATCCAGGCGCTGCGCGGATGGACCAACGTGCCGATCATCGTGGTGTCCGGTCGCACGGGTTCGGCCGACAAGGTCGAAGCGCTCGACGCCGGCGCCGACGACTTCGTGACCAAGCCCTTCCAGGTCGACGAGCTGCTGGCACGACTGCGTGCGCTCTCGCGTCGCTCCATCCCGGCCAGCGGCGAGTCGACCGTGGCCTTCGGCGATGTGGTGGTCGACCTCTCGACGAAGACGGTGACACGGGGCGGAGCGCGCGTGCACCTGACCCCGACCGAGTGGCGGATGCTGGAGCACCTCTCCCGGCATCCGGGCGCCCTGGTCACGCGCCAGGACCTGCTGAAGGAGATCTGGGGCAGCGAGCAGGTCTCCGACTCCGGCTACCTGCGCCTGTACATGTCGCAGCTGCGAAAGAAGCTCGAGCAGGAACCCGGCGCTCCCGTGCACCTGCTCACCGAATCGGGGATGGGCTACCGCCTGGTGCTCTGA
- a CDS encoding ATP-binding protein, which translates to MTAAPLRRSHGHSRRGRLRVLLGAAPGVGKTYEMLAEGRRMLDEGHDVVIAIVETHDRAATQAQTAGIPEVPRRVDLHRGIALTELDVDAVLERAPEIALVDELAHTNVPGSRNAKRWQDVDELLDAGIDVVTTVNVQHIESLNAVVEKITGIAQQETIPDAVVRAADEIEVVDLAPQTLRDRLSAGLVYPAERIDAALSNYFRLGNLTALRELALLWLADEVDSALRSYRAEQGIEGNWQARERVVVALTGGPEGETLLRRGARIAARSAGGELLAVHITAQDGLRDETPGALAAQRTLVESLGGTYHQVVGDDIPATLVEFAQGADATQLVIGVSRRSRLTAALTGPGIGSEVIRRSGDIDVHIVTHAAAGGRMVLPRITGGALGWRRQLLGFGVALVFGPILSWIMFTFRSPESITAEVLAYQLLVVVVALIGGIRPAVFAAVLSGVTLDFLFVAPLFTITIAHPLHVLALALYVLIAILVSIIVDQAARRARTAQRAAAEAELLAAVAGNVLRGDNAVLALVSRTREAFGLSGVRLIAPDGEVLASDGEPVADGRATTIPVGVVPGGGPRAVLELNGEPLAGPERRLLDAIVAQLSAAIEHTDLRATASEAEALAETDQVRSALLSAVSHDLRRPLASAVAAIGGLRGAHGLSASDREELLATADESLATLSTLVTDLLDVSRVQAGVLAVSSSRMDAAGCVLAAVDELGLGPSDVELALDPDLPPLHADPVLLLRVLVNVIANAHRHSPEDARVIVSTSALGGRAEIRIIDRGEGVSPERRDRIFQPFQRFGDTDNTTGLGLGLALSRGFTEGMGGTLTPEDTPGGGLTMVISLPLAAGLADTEGTE; encoded by the coding sequence ATGACCGCAGCGCCACTTCGTCGATCTCACGGCCACTCCCGCCGGGGGCGGCTCCGGGTACTCCTCGGAGCCGCCCCCGGCGTCGGCAAGACCTACGAGATGCTCGCCGAGGGACGACGCATGCTCGACGAGGGCCATGACGTCGTGATCGCGATCGTCGAGACGCACGACCGCGCCGCGACGCAGGCGCAGACCGCCGGAATCCCCGAGGTGCCCCGCCGGGTCGACCTCCACCGCGGGATCGCCCTGACCGAACTCGACGTCGACGCCGTGCTCGAGCGGGCACCCGAGATCGCCCTCGTGGACGAGCTGGCGCACACCAACGTCCCCGGCTCGCGCAACGCCAAGCGCTGGCAGGACGTCGACGAGCTGCTGGATGCGGGCATCGACGTGGTGACCACCGTCAACGTGCAGCACATCGAGTCTTTGAACGCCGTGGTCGAGAAGATCACCGGCATCGCGCAGCAGGAGACGATCCCGGACGCCGTGGTCCGCGCCGCCGACGAGATCGAGGTCGTCGACCTCGCCCCGCAGACGCTCCGTGATCGACTCTCGGCCGGACTCGTCTACCCGGCCGAGCGGATCGACGCCGCCCTGTCGAACTACTTCCGCCTCGGCAACCTCACCGCACTGCGCGAGCTGGCCCTGCTCTGGCTCGCCGACGAGGTCGACAGCGCGCTGCGCAGCTACCGGGCGGAACAGGGCATCGAGGGCAACTGGCAGGCCAGGGAGCGCGTGGTCGTCGCCCTGACCGGCGGCCCCGAGGGCGAGACCCTGCTGCGCCGCGGCGCCAGGATCGCGGCCCGCTCCGCCGGCGGCGAGCTGCTGGCGGTGCACATCACCGCGCAGGACGGCCTGCGCGACGAGACACCGGGAGCCCTCGCCGCGCAACGCACGCTCGTGGAGTCGCTCGGCGGCACCTACCACCAGGTCGTGGGCGACGACATCCCCGCCACCCTGGTGGAGTTCGCGCAGGGCGCGGACGCCACCCAGCTCGTGATCGGCGTCAGCCGGCGCAGTCGCCTCACCGCTGCGCTGACCGGTCCCGGCATCGGCTCTGAGGTCATCCGCCGCTCCGGCGACATCGACGTGCACATCGTCACGCACGCCGCAGCGGGTGGGCGGATGGTGCTGCCGCGCATCACCGGCGGAGCCCTGGGCTGGCGTCGACAGCTGCTCGGTTTCGGCGTCGCGCTCGTCTTCGGACCGATCCTGTCGTGGATCATGTTCACGTTCCGCAGCCCCGAGTCGATCACCGCCGAGGTGCTCGCGTACCAGCTGCTCGTGGTCGTGGTCGCCCTCATCGGCGGCATCCGCCCTGCGGTGTTCGCGGCGGTGCTCTCGGGCGTCACGCTCGACTTCCTCTTCGTCGCTCCGCTGTTCACGATCACGATCGCGCATCCGCTGCACGTGCTCGCGCTCGCCCTCTACGTGCTCATCGCGATCCTGGTCAGCATCATCGTGGACCAGGCCGCGCGACGGGCCCGCACCGCGCAGCGCGCCGCCGCCGAGGCCGAGCTGCTCGCCGCAGTCGCCGGCAACGTGCTCCGCGGCGACAACGCCGTGCTGGCTCTGGTCAGCCGCACCCGAGAGGCGTTCGGGCTGAGCGGCGTGCGCCTGATCGCTCCCGACGGCGAGGTGCTCGCGAGCGACGGCGAACCCGTGGCCGACGGACGTGCCACGACCATCCCCGTCGGCGTCGTCCCCGGGGGCGGGCCCCGTGCGGTGCTGGAGCTGAACGGCGAGCCGCTCGCCGGACCCGAACGCCGCCTGCTGGATGCGATCGTCGCCCAGCTCTCCGCCGCGATCGAGCACACCGATCTGCGTGCCACCGCGAGCGAGGCGGAAGCACTCGCCGAGACCGACCAGGTGCGCAGCGCCCTGCTGTCGGCCGTCAGCCACGACCTGCGCCGCCCCCTCGCCTCGGCGGTCGCCGCCATCGGCGGTCTGCGCGGTGCGCACGGACTGTCGGCCTCCGATCGCGAAGAACTGCTCGCCACCGCCGACGAGAGTCTCGCGACGCTGTCGACGCTGGTCACCGACCTGCTCGACGTGAGCCGCGTGCAGGCCGGCGTGCTCGCCGTATCGTCGTCGCGGATGGATGCGGCAGGCTGCGTGCTCGCCGCCGTCGATGAGCTGGGGCTCGGGCCGTCCGACGTCGAGCTCGCCCTCGATCCCGACCTGCCGCCGCTGCACGCCGACCCCGTGCTGCTGCTGCGCGTGCTGGTCAACGTGATCGCCAACGCCCATCGGCACTCCCCCGAAGACGCACGGGTCATCGTCTCCACGAGCGCCCTCGGCGGCCGCGCCGAGATCCGCATCATCGACCGCGGGGAAGGCGTCTCGCCCGAGAGACGGGACCGCATCTTCCAGCCGTTCCAACGCTTCGGCGACACCGACAACACCACGGGACTCGGTCTGGGACTCGCCCTGTCGCGCGGGTTCACCGAGGGCATGGGCGGTACCCTGACACCCGAGGACACGCCTGGCGGAGGCCTCACCATGGTCATCTCCCTGCCGCTGGCCGCAGGACTTGCCGACACGGAGGGCACGGAGTGA
- the kdpC gene encoding potassium-transporting ATPase subunit KdpC: protein MSSTRTAVRTTGVAVRAMLVLTLVLGVAYTLLVTGIGQLLLPWQANGSPLPDDRGSSLIGQSFTDDDGEALPEYFQSRPSAAGDGYDGAGSSGSNLGPENTDLVAAIAERKAAIAEREGVDPSQVPADAVTASGSGLDPHISVAYALLQVPRVAEARGLSAQEVRDLVESRIQGRDLGFLGAERINVAELNLALDEREGE, encoded by the coding sequence ATGTCCTCCACACGCACCGCGGTCCGCACCACCGGTGTCGCCGTCCGCGCGATGCTCGTCCTCACCCTCGTGCTCGGTGTCGCCTACACACTCCTGGTCACCGGCATCGGGCAGCTCCTGCTCCCGTGGCAGGCCAATGGCTCCCCCCTTCCCGACGACAGGGGCAGCTCGCTGATCGGCCAGTCCTTCACCGATGACGACGGCGAGGCGCTCCCGGAGTACTTCCAGTCGCGGCCCTCCGCCGCGGGCGACGGCTACGACGGCGCGGGCTCCAGCGGAAGCAACCTCGGCCCGGAGAACACCGACCTGGTCGCAGCGATCGCGGAGCGCAAGGCCGCGATCGCGGAGCGCGAGGGGGTCGACCCGTCGCAGGTGCCGGCCGACGCGGTCACCGCCTCGGGTTCCGGGCTCGACCCGCACATCAGCGTGGCGTACGCACTGCTGCAGGTGCCGCGCGTCGCCGAGGCCCGCGGACTCTCCGCACAGGAGGTGCGCGACCTCGTGGAGTCTAGGATTCAAGGGCGGGATCTGGGATTCCTCGGCGCGGAGCGCATCAACGTCGCCGAGCTCAATCTCGCGCTCGATGAACGGGAGGGCGAATGA
- the kdpB gene encoding potassium-transporting ATPase subunit KdpB — translation MTLITTPSEQQDAPASTPAQPPRSFGWSQLVQALPGALRKLNPAALVRNPVMLLVWVGAAFTTVLAIAEPFLGGPADSGGTAVPAPFTWGIAIWLWLTVLFANVAESVAEGRGKAQAASLRKTRTSTMARRVVGYDKAADAAAEHAATAQVSSAELQRDDIVIVTAGELIPGDGDILAGIATVDESAITGESAPVIRESGGDRSAVTGGTRVLSDRIVVRITSKPGETFVDRMIALVEGASRQRTPNEIALNILLASLSIIFVVVVLALNPIASYAASPVSIPVLIALLVCLIPTTIGALLSAIGIAGMDRLVQRNVLAMSGRAVEAAGDVTTLLLDKTGTITYGNRRAHEVLALPGVDGQELLRVAALSSLADPTPEGASIVELAAANDIRVTAPEDAVVVPFTAQTRMSGLDLADGTQIRKGAGSAVRAWLGLDGDDVELTTRTDAVAESGGTPLVVAVKTPGADGRVLGVVHLKDIVKDGLRERFEELRAMGIRTVMITGDNPLTAKAIAAEAGVDDFLAEATPEDKLELIRREQEGGRLVAMTGDGTNDAPALAQADVGVAMNTGTSAAKEAGNMVDLDSDPTKLIDIVRIGKQLLITRGALTTFSLANDIAKYFAIIPAMFMGVFPGLAALNIMQLHSPASAVTSAIIFNAIVIVFLIPLALRGVKYRPASASQILQRNLLIYGLGGVIAPFIGIKIIDLVVSLIPGF, via the coding sequence ATGCTGCTGGTTTGGGTCGGCGCCGCGTTCACCACCGTGCTCGCGATCGCCGAGCCGTTCCTGGGCGGCCCGGCCGACTCCGGCGGCACCGCGGTTCCCGCCCCCTTCACCTGGGGCATCGCGATCTGGCTGTGGCTCACCGTGCTGTTCGCCAACGTGGCGGAGTCGGTCGCCGAGGGCCGAGGAAAGGCCCAGGCCGCGAGCCTGCGCAAGACCCGCACCAGCACGATGGCCCGGCGTGTGGTCGGTTACGACAAGGCAGCGGATGCCGCCGCCGAGCACGCCGCGACCGCCCAGGTCTCGTCGGCCGAGCTGCAGCGCGACGACATCGTGATCGTGACAGCGGGCGAGCTGATCCCCGGCGACGGCGACATCCTCGCGGGCATCGCCACCGTCGACGAATCGGCCATCACGGGCGAGAGCGCGCCGGTGATCCGCGAGTCCGGCGGCGACCGCAGCGCCGTGACCGGTGGCACCCGCGTGCTGTCCGACCGCATCGTGGTGCGCATCACCTCGAAGCCGGGGGAGACCTTCGTCGACCGCATGATCGCGCTGGTCGAGGGGGCCAGCCGCCAGCGCACCCCCAACGAGATCGCGCTGAACATCCTGCTCGCGAGCCTGTCGATCATCTTCGTCGTCGTGGTGCTCGCCCTGAACCCGATCGCGTCGTACGCCGCCTCTCCCGTCAGCATCCCGGTGCTGATCGCGCTGCTCGTCTGCCTCATCCCGACCACCATCGGGGCGCTGCTCTCGGCGATCGGCATCGCCGGCATGGACCGTCTCGTGCAGCGCAACGTGCTCGCGATGTCGGGGCGCGCGGTCGAGGCGGCAGGAGATGTCACCACCCTGCTGCTCGACAAGACCGGCACCATCACCTACGGCAACCGCCGCGCCCACGAGGTGCTCGCCCTCCCGGGTGTCGACGGCCAGGAGCTGCTGCGCGTCGCCGCGCTGTCGTCGCTTGCAGACCCCACCCCCGAGGGCGCCTCGATCGTCGAACTCGCCGCCGCGAACGACATCCGGGTGACCGCACCGGAGGACGCGGTGGTCGTGCCGTTCACGGCGCAGACGCGCATGTCGGGCCTCGACCTCGCCGACGGCACGCAGATCCGCAAGGGCGCCGGCTCCGCGGTGCGGGCCTGGCTCGGGCTCGACGGCGACGACGTCGAGCTCACGACGCGCACGGATGCCGTGGCCGAGAGCGGCGGTACCCCGCTCGTGGTCGCCGTGAAGACGCCCGGTGCCGACGGTCGCGTCCTCGGCGTGGTGCACCTCAAGGACATCGTGAAGGACGGCCTGCGCGAGCGCTTCGAGGAACTGCGCGCGATGGGCATCCGCACGGTCATGATCACGGGCGACAACCCGCTCACGGCGAAGGCGATCGCCGCTGAGGCCGGGGTCGACGACTTCCTCGCCGAGGCGACGCCCGAGGACAAGCTCGAGCTCATCCGGCGCGAGCAGGAGGGCGGCCGTCTGGTCGCGATGACCGGCGACGGCACCAACGACGCCCCCGCGCTCGCCCAGGCGGACGTCGGCGTGGCGATGAACACCGGCACCTCGGCGGCGAAGGAGGCCGGCAACATGGTCGACCTCGACTCCGACCCGACCAAGCTGATCGACATCGTGCGCATCGGCAAGCAGCTGCTCATCACGCGCGGAGCGCTCACCACGTTCTCGCTCGCCAATGACATCGCGAAGTACTTCGCGATCATCCCGGCGATGTTCATGGGCGTCTTCCCCGGACTCGCGGCGCTCAACATCATGCAGTTGCACTCGCCGGCGTCGGCCGTCACCAGCGCGATCATCTTCAACGCGATCGTGATCGTGTTCCTGATCCCCCTGGCCCTGCGCGGAGTGAAGTACCGCCCGGCGAGCGCCTCGCAGATCCTGCAGCGCAACCTGCTGATCTATGGACTCGGCGGCGTGATCGCTCCGTTCATCGGCATCAAGATCATCGACCTCGTCGTCAGTCTCATCCCGGGCTTCTGA